From Catharus ustulatus isolate bCatUst1 chromosome 6, bCatUst1.pri.v2, whole genome shotgun sequence, a single genomic window includes:
- the MED6 gene encoding mediator of RNA polymerase II transcription subunit 6 produces the protein MAAVDIRDNLLGISWVDSSWIPILNNGSVLDYFSERSNPFYDRTCNNEVVKMQRMTLDHLNQMVGVEYILLHAQEPILFIIRKQQRQSPTQVIPLADYYIIAGVIYQAPDLGSVINSRVLTAVHGIQSAFEEAMSYCRYHPSKGYWWHFKDQEEREKTKPKAKKKEEPSSIFQRQRVDALLLDLRQKFPPRFVQQKPGEKPIPVDQIKKEPEPVPEAVKPEEKETAKNAQSAGAKGPPEKRMRLQ, from the exons ATGGCGGCTGTGGACATCCGAG ATAATCTGTTGGGAATTTCCTGGGTTGACAGCTCCTGGATTCCAATATTAAACAATGGGAGTGTGTTGGACTATTTCTCAGAGCGAAGTAACCCTTTCTATGACCGAACATGTAACAATGAAGTCGTCAAAATGCAGCGGATGACCCTGGACCATTTGAA CCAGATGGTTGGAGTGGAGTACATCCTCCTTCATGCTCAAGAGCCCATTCTCTTCATTATCCGAAAGCAGCAAAGGCAATCTCCAACACAAG TTATACCATTGGCTGACTACTATATTATTGCTGGAGTGATTTATCAAGCACCTGACTTAGGATCTGTCATCAACTCCAGAGTT CTCACTGCAGTGCATGGAATTCAGTCTGCTTTTGAAGAAGCTATGTCCTACTGTCGCTATCACCCATCCAAGGGCTACTGGTGGCATTTCAAAGATCAAGAAGAACGAG AGAAAACTAAACCAAAAgccaagaagaaggaagaaCCAAGCTCTATTTTTCAAAGGCAACGGGTAGATGCTTTGCTTTTAGACCTAAGACAAAAGTTTCCACCCAGATTTGTTCAG CAAAAGCCTGGAGAAAAACCTATCCCAG TGGATCAAATCAAGAAGGAACCAGAACCAGTCCCTGAAGCTGTCAAGCCAGAGGAAAAAGAGACTGCAAAGAATGCTCAGAGTGCTGGTGCTAAAGGACCACCTGAAAAACGAATGAGACTCCAATGA